The following is a genomic window from Flavobacterium crassostreae.
TCCAAAAAACGGCGTAAACCACTACCAACACTAGCATAATCACAAAAGAACCAATGGTAAAAAGAGGACTGGTTTTAAAGAGTTCTTTGGTCAAAGGAATTCCTTTAGAATCGGCTTTGCCTTTATTTTGCAACAAACTAACTACAACAATCAACAACATGGTGAGTACTGCGGTATATCCCATTTGGTCCATCCATGGCAAATCCGGAAAAAATGAGCCTATACTACTTTGTGCAAGCCATTGTTTTGGTCCTATTTTAAAGAACATAGCAATAGGGATCGATAGCAAAGCTCCCCAGATGGCTGCCTTGTTGGTAGTTTTTTTCCAAAATAATCCTAAAATAAATACTGCCAAAATACCTGGACTTACAATACCGGTATATTCTTGTATAAATTGAAAAGCCTGATCGATACCTCCCAAAAGTGGCGCCATGATTACTGCTATTAGTAATGCCCCGGCTGCGGATAAACGCCCTACGTTTACGGTGGTTTTATCATCCGCGTTTTTATGGATATATTGCTTATAAATATCCATAGTAAAAATAGTAGAAGTGGAGTTCAACATAGATGCTAAAGACGATACAATTGCAGCTGCTAATGCCGCAAATGCCAACCCTTTTAAACCTGCTGGTAAAAAATGTAGTAACCAAGGATACGCCCTATCTGCGGTGGCCATTCCGGGTAAATTTTCTATGGCAGAAACACCTAACCTAGCCATTATCTCAGGATCATTAACAATTACATAAGCAGCAATCCCTGGAACTACTACAATTAATGGGATAATTAGTTTTAAAAATGCTGCAAGTAAAATTCCTTTTTGAGCCTCTTGTAAGGATTTAGCTGCTAAGGTACGTTGGATAATATACTGGTTGAATCCCCAATAATAAATATTAGCAACCCAAAGTCCTCCAACTAAAACGCCTATTCCTGGAAGGTTCTTGTATTCGGGATTGCTTTGGTCTAAAATCATAACAAAACGATCTGGCGCAGCATGGTATATTTTTTGGAGACCTTGCCACATTCCTGCTCCATTAGAAACCGTATCTAAGGCCAAATAAGTAGTAACCAATCCTCCTAACACCAAAAAAACAACCTGAATTACATCTGTCCAAGCTACTGCAGATAAACCACCATATAAAGAATACGCCGCAGAAAACAGTGCTAAACCTATAATGGCATACATCATGTCAATGCCCAAAATAGTTTCGATGGCCAAACCTCCTAAATACAACACCGTAGTTAGGTTAACAAATACATATAGAGCAATTCAAAATACGGCTAATATTGTTTTTAGGTTGGTAGAAAAGCGTTTTTCTACAAATTCAGGAATGGTATAAATTCCTTTTTCAATAAAAATCGGCAAAAAATATTTTCCGACAATTAATAACGTAAAAGCAGCCATCCATTCGTAGGAGGCAATAGCTAATCCAAGTGCAAAACCAGAACCAGACATTCCGATAAATTGTTCTGCAGATATATTGGCTGCTATCAATGACGACCCAATAGCCCACCAAGGCAACGATTTGCTAGCCAAAAAATAATCTTCTGCATTTTTTTGATGGCCATCTTTTTCGCGAGAAACCCATAAACCTACACCCAAAATCAAGACTGCATAGGCTGTAAATACAAAATAATCTAAAAACCCGAATTCTGTTATCATTTTTTTATTGTTGTTTGTAATGAATAATTGATTGTTCTTTTAAAATTTGTGCACTTCGTTCTGGGGTAATATCCCTTTGAGATTCTCCCAACATTTCATAACCTACCATAAATTTCTTTACTGTAGCAGATCGTAATAAAGGCGGGTAAAAGTGCATATGAAACTGCCATTCTGGATGTGCCAAACCATCTGTGGGCGCTTGATGAATACCCGAGGAATAAGGAAAGGAAGTTTCAAAAAGGTTGTCATATTTAATGGTCAAATGCTGTAGTAGTAATGCAAAATCGGTTACTTCATCTGCTGTAAACTCTGTGATTGTAGTCAAATGCCGTTTGCTTATAACCATGGTCTCGTAGGGCCAAATAGCCCAAAAAGGAACCAATGCCACAAAATGATCGGTTTGCATCACAATCCGCTGGTCTAAAAGGAGTTCTTGCTTTAAATAGTCTTGTAATAAATTACTGCCTTTTGTTTTAAAATAAGAAGTCAAACTAGCATGGGTTTTTTGCACCTGAGTAGGTAACGAAGATTGTGCCCAAATTTGTCCGTGTGGATGGGGATTGCTGCACCCCATTACGCTGCCTTTGTTCTCAAAAATCTGAACATGTTGGATGTAATCTATGTTTCCCAAATTAGCATATTCTTGTTGCCAGGCACGAATAATAGCTGCAATAGCTTCGAGAGACATTTCTGGCAAAGTCAAATTATGTTTGGGTGAAAAACAAACTACTCTCGAAATCCCCCTTTCGGGTTGTGCTTTAAAGAACGATTCCGTTTGGGTTTCTAAAAAAGAAAGCTCTTCTGTCTTTAAAGCCGCAAAATCATTCTCAAAAACAAATGGTCCCTCATATAAAGGATTGACAGCTCCATTTGCTCTACTATTTCCGGGACACAAGTAACAGTTTTTATCCAATTCTGGCAATGTGTCTAAAGCAATGGTTTCGTTTTGGCCTTGCCACGGTCTTTTGGATCTATGTGGAGAGACCAAAACCCACTCTTCCAGCAAGGGGTTATAGCGTCTGTGTGGGTCTTGACTGATATCAAATTTTTTCATAATTAGAGTTCGTGCAATGAAGTGCCATTGCCAATTTTTACATCATATATTTTTAATTCTATTCCAAATTGATCTAGATAGGCCTTGGAGAGCTCTTCCTTAATTTTGTCCTGAGACCCTTTTTTAATAAGATTAAGGGTGCAACCGCCAAAACCACCTCCCATAACACGGGCACCCACTACGGCGGGATTTTTTTTGACAGTAGCTACTAAAAAATCCAGTTCATCACAGCTTACCTCGTACTCTTTAGATAGTCCTTCATGGGTAGCAAACAGCAATTCTCCTAGAGTTGTAATGGCACCAGTATCTAGTGCTTCGCATGCCTTGTTCACTCTATCGATTTCTTTAATCACAAAAAAACAACGTTTATAAACAGGCTCAGGCATTTTTGTTTTTAAACTTAGTAGTTGCTCTAGGGTACAATCCCTAAAGGTATGGACTGCTGCAAAATGGTTTTTAATAATAGCCAAGCCTTCTTCGCATTCTTGTCTTCGTTGGTTGTATGCAGAGGTCATTAAGGCATGTTTGACATTAGAATCAAATAAAACCAGTACATAATCCTTAAAATCTGCATCGTGGTAGGTATACTCTAAAGTAGTGCAATCTAACTTAATTACTTTGTCTTTTCTACCCATCACACTAGCAAACTGGTCCATGATACCGCAATGAATCCCTACCCAATGTTCCGCTTTTTGTCCCATCAAAGCAATGTCTAATGGCTTTATATTTAAACCAAATAGTTCGTTTATTCCAAACAAAAAACCACATTCTAGAGCAGCCGAAGAAGACAATCCAGAACCAACCGGGATATTGCTACTAAAGACACAGTTAAATCCTTCCAATACAAAACCATTACTTTTTAATAGCTGGATTATACCCCGAAAATAATTAGTCCAAACGGTTGCCTCAAGTTGCACTTCTTGAGTAAGGTCTATTTCAAATTCTTCATCTAGATCTAAGGCTATAATTTTGCATTTTTGGCTATTGTTTTTTTCAAAAGCAAAGCAAATAATCTTATCTATGGCCGCGGGTAGAACAAAACCATCATTATAATCAATATGTTCTCCGAGTATATTTATCCTACCTGGTGAAAGAACCATTTTTTCTACTTTAGAATTAAATGTGTTCTCAAAGTGATTTTTTGTTTTAGTTATTAAATCAGTAGTCTGCATAGCTTAAGTGTTATAGCGGTTTATTTAATTGGTATTACTCGTTCTTTGGAATTAGAGCAACGGAACTCAAAATAAAAAACAAAAAGTATCCCATTAGGTATTTCAAATTTCATAAAAATTCCAGTTTATAAGTACACGTATGTTGGTACTTGTCGGATTTACGCAACACAGCATCCGGAAAATGACTCTGGTTGGGTGCGTCTGGAAAATTTTGGGTTTCAAAACAAATACCACTTAAAGCTGTATAAGCAGCCCCTTCTTTTCCTTCAATCCGATTAAAACAATTGCCCCCAACATAAATATGAACCCCAGGTTGGTTGGTATAGACACTCATTTTTAAATGGTTTTTTTTACTAAATAAGCAAGCTGCCAATACTTCATCTTGTGGCAAAACAAACGTAGTATCGATACGCTCTGGGCA
Proteins encoded in this region:
- a CDS encoding UDP-glucose--hexose-1-phosphate uridylyltransferase, translating into MKKFDISQDPHRRYNPLLEEWVLVSPHRSKRPWQGQNETIALDTLPELDKNCYLCPGNSRANGAVNPLYEGPFVFENDFAALKTEELSFLETQTESFFKAQPERGISRVVCFSPKHNLTLPEMSLEAIAAIIRAWQQEYANLGNIDYIQHVQIFENKGSVMGCSNPHPHGQIWAQSSLPTQVQKTHASLTSYFKTKGSNLLQDYLKQELLLDQRIVMQTDHFVALVPFWAIWPYETMVISKRHLTTITEFTADEVTDFALLLQHLTIKYDNLFETSFPYSSGIHQAPTDGLAHPEWQFHMHFYPPLLRSATVKKFMVGYEMLGESQRDITPERSAQILKEQSIIHYKQQ
- the galK gene encoding galactokinase: MQTTDLITKTKNHFENTFNSKVEKMVLSPGRINILGEHIDYNDGFVLPAAIDKIICFAFEKNNSQKCKIIALDLDEEFEIDLTQEVQLEATVWTNYFRGIIQLLKSNGFVLEGFNCVFSSNIPVGSGLSSSAALECGFLFGINELFGLNIKPLDIALMGQKAEHWVGIHCGIMDQFASVMGRKDKVIKLDCTTLEYTYHDADFKDYVLVLFDSNVKHALMTSAYNQRRQECEEGLAIIKNHFAAVHTFRDCTLEQLLSLKTKMPEPVYKRCFFVIKEIDRVNKACEALDTGAITTLGELLFATHEGLSKEYEVSCDELDFLVATVKKNPAVVGARVMGGGFGGCTLNLIKKGSQDKIKEELSKAYLDQFGIELKIYDVKIGNGTSLHEL